One genomic window of Streptomyces sp. NBC_01498 includes the following:
- a CDS encoding alpha/beta fold hydrolase, giving the protein MHDWELHEVFDSGSGTVRWDRLGPRGGEPVVLLHGTPFSSYVWREIARALADRGHEVYVWDMPGYGASEKTDGQEVSLASQGEVFAALTDHWRLSDPSVVAHDFGGCVALRAHLLHGVPYRRLALVDPVALAPWGSPFFRLVAEYPHVLARLPLALHRALVHEYIGSASHRGLRPEQAEALAAPWSDETGQAAFYRQIAQADQRHTDEIQKLYPDIGIPVTVCWGEEDSWLPVAQAHELVSLIPGARLRLVPGAGHLVPLDAPGDLLAALVDFLDGDT; this is encoded by the coding sequence TTGCACGACTGGGAGTTACACGAGGTTTTCGACAGCGGTTCGGGGACCGTCCGGTGGGACCGGCTGGGGCCGCGGGGCGGTGAGCCCGTCGTACTGCTGCACGGCACTCCGTTCTCGTCGTACGTGTGGCGGGAGATCGCCCGCGCGCTCGCCGACCGGGGCCACGAGGTCTACGTCTGGGACATGCCCGGCTACGGCGCGTCCGAGAAGACCGACGGCCAGGAGGTCTCCCTCGCCTCGCAGGGCGAGGTCTTCGCCGCGTTGACGGACCACTGGCGGCTGTCCGATCCGTCCGTCGTCGCCCACGACTTCGGCGGCTGTGTCGCCCTGCGGGCCCATCTGCTGCACGGCGTCCCCTACCGGCGGCTGGCACTCGTCGACCCGGTGGCCCTCGCGCCCTGGGGCTCGCCGTTCTTCCGGCTGGTGGCGGAGTACCCGCATGTCCTGGCACGGCTGCCGCTCGCACTGCACCGCGCGCTCGTCCACGAGTACATCGGCTCGGCGAGCCATCGCGGACTGCGCCCGGAGCAGGCCGAAGCCCTGGCCGCGCCGTGGAGCGACGAGACCGGGCAGGCGGCCTTCTACCGGCAGATCGCCCAGGCCGACCAGCGCCACACCGACGAGATCCAGAAGCTCTACCCGGACATCGGCATCCCCGTCACCGTGTGCTGGGGCGAGGAGGACTCCTGGCTCCCCGTCGCCCAGGCCCACGAACTCGTGTCACTGATTCCCGGCGCGCGGCTGCGCCTCGTGCCCGGTGCCGGGCACCTCGTGCCGCTGGACGCGCCCGGGGACCTGCTCGCCGCCCTCGTGGACTTCCTCGACGGGGACACATGA
- the lanL gene encoding class IV lanthionine synthetase LanL, translating into MTAGTAPAEADGSGAREVVAHRPAGSGAGLTERLTPLLAGCGRRLVTDGRWLCLFAARPLADGVPDHGWKLHVSARADDLAPLVELIVPVLLRYTCDAKFARDAAVLGAMNSGVPDPALVGKAVTVYPRPEDVTALGGELADLLAGRPGPRVLSDRRVRPDAPVYYRYGPFRSTGPDDAALTMTGPGGDRFPGRAGTRYRQPPWAADPFRPDDRPPGRPARLIGARYRLTAGIARSPHGDIYRAVDTGTGERVIVKQARAHAGEDTDGVDARGRLRHEHAVLAALSGVDGVPRLRDHVRHGDDEYLVTTDSGPRDLRRDVLGHGPYRPDTTRTPAISGPDGGNTAGRGYAALAHRLLTLLDGVHARGVVMVDLKPSNVVLGADGTAHLVDFGVSALRGDRPTGGTPGYSMPAHRAGGPPGPADDLYALGATLHFALTGMDPVVVDPDDAVNRERTLACLAAALPDAAHRPARELVAGLMDPDPARRTACADRWRRKGPAEAPVAAGRGFPSPPALTRGLLDDLIAHTVAGCVRAAAGLPAGPGSRHDTPGSGLTLYDGAAGVGLELLHHTEHPGVPGAVADLAHRTAHHPALPALTAALHVGRTGVDLFLTAAAPNGEPVYAAPRSPRPDPRPYDDTGDQIGGAAGAGTGLLTLARRAHAAGRDEEFHARLAAAGECARTLLAARGTGEDPRPQHSAASSEAAFTFGFAHGSAGVIHFLHAYHRFTGDPAAGAAARRDLARLMSHTPRLLELAARPEAHRRYGSWCRGLAGIGTLLIGTGGYEGNTDATDLGVRCARACRALAPRMSPVSQCCGLSGVGEVLLDAAAVTGDDRLHRAAEDVAGLILARSGGTPRRPLFPDNTLAASGPGWANGSAGVLSFLRRLRDGGGPRLWTEPSP; encoded by the coding sequence ATGACGGCCGGGACGGCTCCGGCCGAAGCCGACGGGTCCGGCGCGCGCGAGGTCGTGGCGCACCGGCCCGCCGGTTCCGGAGCGGGCCTCACGGAACGGCTCACGCCACTGCTCGCCGGCTGCGGGAGGCGGCTGGTCACCGACGGCCGGTGGCTCTGCCTGTTCGCGGCCCGCCCCCTCGCGGACGGCGTCCCGGACCACGGCTGGAAGCTCCACGTCTCCGCCCGCGCGGACGATCTGGCACCGCTCGTGGAGCTGATCGTGCCCGTGCTGCTCCGGTACACCTGCGACGCCAAGTTCGCCCGCGACGCGGCGGTACTGGGCGCGATGAACAGCGGCGTGCCCGATCCCGCGCTCGTCGGCAAGGCCGTCACCGTCTATCCGCGCCCCGAGGACGTGACGGCACTCGGCGGTGAACTCGCCGACCTGCTGGCCGGCCGCCCCGGCCCCCGGGTGCTCAGCGACCGGCGTGTCCGGCCCGACGCGCCCGTCTACTACCGCTACGGCCCGTTCCGGTCCACCGGCCCCGACGATGCCGCCCTGACCATGACCGGCCCCGGCGGCGACCGCTTCCCCGGGCGCGCCGGCACCCGCTACCGCCAACCGCCCTGGGCCGCCGACCCGTTCCGGCCGGACGACCGGCCCCCGGGCCGCCCCGCCCGCCTGATCGGCGCCCGTTACCGGCTCACCGCGGGGATCGCCCGCTCCCCGCACGGCGACATCTACCGCGCCGTCGACACCGGGACCGGCGAGCGGGTGATCGTCAAACAGGCCAGGGCCCACGCCGGGGAGGACACCGACGGTGTCGACGCGCGCGGGCGGCTGCGCCACGAGCACGCGGTCCTGGCGGCGCTGTCCGGCGTCGACGGCGTACCCCGCCTCCGCGACCACGTCCGGCACGGCGACGACGAGTACCTCGTCACCACCGACAGCGGCCCCCGCGACCTGCGCCGCGACGTACTCGGCCACGGGCCCTACCGGCCGGACACCACCCGCACGCCCGCGATCTCCGGACCCGACGGCGGGAACACGGCCGGGCGCGGATACGCCGCCCTCGCACACCGTCTGCTCACCCTGCTCGACGGCGTGCACGCCCGGGGCGTCGTGATGGTCGACCTCAAACCGTCCAACGTGGTGCTCGGCGCGGACGGTACCGCGCACCTGGTGGACTTCGGCGTCAGCGCACTGCGCGGCGACCGGCCGACGGGCGGTACGCCGGGCTACTCGATGCCCGCCCACCGGGCCGGCGGGCCGCCCGGACCGGCCGACGACCTGTACGCGCTCGGCGCGACCCTGCACTTCGCGCTGACCGGCATGGACCCGGTGGTCGTCGACCCCGACGACGCCGTCAACCGCGAGCGCACCCTCGCCTGCCTGGCCGCCGCGCTCCCGGACGCCGCCCACCGGCCGGCCCGCGAACTCGTCGCCGGGCTCATGGATCCCGACCCCGCACGGCGTACCGCCTGCGCGGACCGGTGGCGCCGAAAGGGCCCGGCGGAAGCCCCGGTCGCGGCCGGACGCGGTTTCCCGTCCCCGCCCGCCCTCACCCGAGGTCTGCTGGACGACCTGATCGCGCACACCGTCGCCGGCTGCGTGCGCGCCGCCGCCGGGCTTCCCGCCGGACCGGGCTCCCGGCACGACACGCCGGGCTCCGGACTCACGCTCTACGACGGGGCGGCCGGCGTCGGCCTGGAACTGCTGCACCACACGGAACACCCCGGCGTACCAGGGGCCGTTGCCGATCTCGCCCACCGGACCGCGCACCACCCCGCGCTGCCCGCCCTGACCGCCGCGCTCCACGTGGGCCGTACCGGTGTCGACCTCTTCCTCACCGCCGCGGCGCCGAATGGTGAACCGGTGTACGCCGCCCCTCGGAGCCCGCGCCCGGACCCGCGCCCGTACGACGACACCGGCGACCAGATCGGCGGCGCGGCGGGCGCCGGGACCGGACTGCTGACGCTCGCCCGGCGCGCGCACGCGGCGGGCCGGGACGAGGAGTTCCACGCCCGGCTGGCGGCGGCGGGGGAGTGCGCCCGTACGCTGCTGGCCGCGCGGGGCACGGGGGAGGACCCGCGACCGCAGCACTCTGCGGCCTCGTCCGAGGCGGCGTTCACGTTCGGCTTCGCCCACGGCAGCGCGGGCGTCATCCACTTCCTGCACGCCTACCACCGCTTCACCGGCGATCCGGCCGCCGGCGCCGCCGCCCGCCGGGACCTGGCCCGGCTGATGTCGCACACCCCGAGATTGCTGGAGCTGGCCGCCCGCCCCGAGGCACACCGGCGCTACGGGTCCTGGTGCCGAGGACTCGCCGGGATCGGGACCCTCCTGATCGGGACGGGCGGGTACGAGGGGAACACGGACGCGACGGACCTGGGCGTACGGTGCGCGCGGGCGTGCCGCGCACTCGCGCCCCGGATGAGCCCGGTCTCCCAGTGCTGCGGACTGTCCGGCGTCGGTGAGGTGCTCCTCGACGCCGCGGCCGTCACCGGCGACGACCGGCTCCACCGCGCCGCCGAGGACGTGGCGGGACTGATCCTGGCACGGAGCGGGGGCACCCCGAGGCGGCCCCTGTTCCCCGACAACACCCTCGCCGCGTCCGGACCGGGGTGGGCGAACGGCAGCGCCGGTGTCCTCTCCTTCCTGCGCCGTCTGCGCGACGGCGGCGGCCCGCGCCTGTGGACGGAACCCTCTCCCTGA
- a CDS encoding SflA family class IV lanthipeptide, protein MSPLALQIRDAGPLDVAVEEEEIPFEELSDPARGIEACLPEPWPTATTRVACD, encoded by the coding sequence ATGAGCCCACTGGCACTTCAGATCCGTGACGCCGGCCCCCTCGACGTGGCCGTGGAGGAAGAAGAGATCCCGTTCGAGGAACTGAGCGACCCCGCCCGCGGTATCGAGGCGTGTCTGCCTGAGCCCTGGCCGACGGCGACGACGCGCGTCGCCTGCGACTAG
- a CDS encoding DUF309 domain-containing protein: MAEKRRDRDTEGRARNARPRDGLGRPLPYGAPGVERAPEGVVRAPGETVREAQRLLDAGMPFHAHEVFEDAWKSGPAEEEALWRGMAQLAVGLTHAARGNPTGGARLLLRGAERISGYGAPYGIDVPGLFSWARELAGRLGDVSVDAAVEAPRLTGSGRS, translated from the coding sequence ATGGCGGAGAAGCGGCGGGACCGGGACACGGAAGGGCGGGCGCGGAACGCGCGGCCGAGGGACGGGCTGGGGCGGCCCCTGCCGTACGGGGCGCCCGGGGTCGAGCGGGCTCCCGAGGGGGTGGTGCGGGCGCCGGGTGAGACGGTGCGGGAGGCGCAGCGGCTGCTCGACGCGGGGATGCCGTTCCACGCGCACGAGGTGTTCGAGGACGCGTGGAAGTCGGGGCCCGCCGAGGAGGAGGCCCTGTGGCGCGGGATGGCGCAGCTCGCGGTGGGGCTGACGCACGCCGCCCGGGGCAATCCGACGGGCGGGGCGCGGTTGCTGCTGCGGGGCGCCGAGCGGATCTCCGGGTACGGGGCGCCGTACGGGATCGACGTCCCCGGCCTGTTCTCCTGGGCCCGGGAGCTGGCGGGGCGGCTGGGGGACGTCTCGGTGGACGCGGCCGTCGAGGCACCGCGCCTGACGGGGTCCGGCCGGTCCTGA
- a CDS encoding LutC/YkgG family protein — protein sequence MPGSGSGTGSTRERVLARIRAAVADAPEAPEATRDYLDTHTPDTLTAAVADLLAENLADYRALVHRTDSAGLPDLLMRLLAENGSRTVLVPPGLPPHWLASADPVRIHDREASTARELDEVDSVVTGCALAIAETGTIVLDGGPDQGRRRISLVPDHHICVVRVPEQVVASVPRAMPRIDPTRPLTWISGPSATSDIELDRVEGVHGPRTLEVVLVED from the coding sequence GTGCCCGGCTCCGGCTCCGGAACGGGCAGCACCCGCGAGCGGGTCCTGGCCCGTATCCGCGCGGCAGTCGCCGACGCGCCCGAGGCCCCGGAAGCCACCCGTGACTACCTCGACACGCACACCCCCGACACCTTGACCGCCGCCGTGGCCGACCTGCTCGCCGAGAACCTCGCCGACTACCGCGCCCTCGTCCACCGCACCGACTCCGCCGGACTGCCGGACCTGCTCATGCGCCTGCTCGCCGAGAACGGCTCCCGTACGGTCCTCGTACCACCGGGCCTGCCCCCGCACTGGCTCGCGTCCGCCGACCCGGTCCGGATCCACGACCGGGAGGCGTCCACCGCACGGGAACTGGACGAGGTGGACAGCGTCGTCACCGGGTGCGCCCTGGCCATCGCCGAGACGGGCACGATCGTCCTCGACGGCGGGCCCGACCAGGGCCGGCGCCGAATCTCACTCGTCCCCGACCACCACATCTGCGTGGTCCGGGTACCCGAACAGGTCGTCGCCTCCGTGCCGCGGGCGATGCCCAGGATCGACCCGACCCGCCCGCTGACCTGGATCTCCGGCCCGTCGGCGACCAGCGACATCGAACTGGACCGGGTCGAGGGCGTGCACGGCCCCCGCACCCTGGAGGTCGTCCTGGTCGAGGACTGA
- a CDS encoding LutB/LldF family L-lactate oxidation iron-sulfur protein, whose amino-acid sequence MSGTFVGMPSFPRAAKEAVHNKTLRANLRHATHTIRDKRAKAVAELDDWDRLREAGKQIKDHTLRHLDRYLVELESKVTEAGGTVHWAADAAEANRIVADLVKATGETEVVKVKSMATQEIGLNEALEAEGIAAYETDLAELIVQLGDDRPSHILVPAIHRNRGEIRDIFREKMAGWGRAAPAGLSDVPAELAEAARVHLREKFLRAKVGISGANFMVAETGTLVVFESEGNGRMCLTLPETLISVVGIEKVVPSWRDLEVFLQTLPRSSTAERMNPYTSMWTGTTDGDGPRTFHLVLLDNGRTDTLADEVGRQALRCIRCSACLNVCPVYERAGGHAYGSVYPGPIGAILSPQLRGTGSEIDASLPYASSLCGACYEVCPVAIDIPEVLVHLRERVADQGGKGHRLERAAIKAAGWVLDRPGVLGAGERVASKTRKLHPSRLPGAGAWTQSRELPELPAEPFRDWWKKNRQPQADGTSSQTDGKNP is encoded by the coding sequence ATGAGCGGGACGTTCGTCGGTATGCCGTCCTTCCCGCGCGCGGCCAAGGAGGCGGTCCACAACAAGACGCTGCGCGCCAACCTGCGGCACGCCACCCACACCATCCGCGACAAACGCGCCAAGGCCGTGGCCGAACTCGACGACTGGGACCGGCTGCGCGAGGCCGGAAAGCAGATCAAGGACCATACGCTCCGTCATCTCGACCGCTACCTGGTCGAGTTGGAGTCCAAGGTCACCGAGGCCGGCGGCACCGTGCACTGGGCGGCCGACGCCGCCGAGGCCAACCGGATCGTCGCCGACCTGGTCAAGGCCACCGGCGAGACCGAGGTCGTCAAGGTCAAGTCGATGGCCACCCAGGAGATCGGCCTCAACGAGGCGCTGGAGGCCGAGGGCATCGCGGCGTACGAGACCGACCTCGCCGAACTGATCGTGCAGCTCGGCGACGACCGCCCCTCGCACATCCTGGTCCCCGCGATCCACCGCAACCGCGGCGAGATCCGCGACATCTTCCGCGAGAAGATGGCCGGTTGGGGGCGGGCCGCGCCCGCCGGGCTCTCCGACGTCCCGGCGGAACTCGCGGAGGCGGCCCGGGTCCACCTCCGGGAGAAGTTCCTGCGCGCGAAGGTCGGGATCTCCGGCGCCAACTTCATGGTCGCCGAGACCGGCACGCTCGTCGTCTTCGAGTCCGAGGGCAACGGCCGGATGTGCCTGACACTGCCCGAGACGCTGATCTCCGTCGTGGGCATCGAGAAGGTGGTGCCGAGCTGGCGGGATCTGGAGGTGTTCCTCCAGACGCTGCCGCGCTCGTCGACCGCCGAGCGGATGAACCCGTACACCTCGATGTGGACGGGCACCACCGACGGTGACGGCCCGCGGACCTTCCATCTGGTCCTCCTCGACAACGGCCGCACGGACACGCTCGCCGACGAGGTCGGCCGCCAGGCGCTGCGCTGCATCCGCTGCTCGGCGTGTCTCAACGTCTGCCCGGTGTACGAACGGGCGGGCGGGCACGCGTACGGCTCCGTCTACCCGGGGCCGATCGGCGCGATCCTCAGCCCGCAGCTCCGGGGCACAGGGAGCGAGATCGACGCGTCCCTGCCGTACGCGTCGTCGCTGTGCGGTGCCTGTTACGAGGTGTGCCCGGTCGCGATCGACATTCCCGAGGTGCTGGTCCACCTGCGGGAGCGGGTCGCCGACCAGGGCGGCAAGGGCCACCGGCTGGAGCGGGCCGCGATCAAGGCGGCGGGCTGGGTGCTCGACCGTCCCGGGGTGCTGGGCGCGGGGGAGCGGGTGGCGTCGAAGACCCGCAAGCTGCATCCGTCGAGACTGCCGGGCGCGGGGGCGTGGACACAGAGCCGGGAACTGCCGGAGCTGCCGGCGGAGCCGTTCCGCGACTGGTGGAAGAAGAACCGGCAGCCGCAGGCGGACGGCACATCGTCGCAGACGGACGGGAAGAACCCCTGA
- a CDS encoding (Fe-S)-binding protein — translation MRVALFVTCVNDAVYPSTGIATVRLLERLGVEVDFPQAQTCCGQPQFNTGYRRETEPLVRRTTAAFEGYEYVVTPSGSCAAMVRRHYPEIGDASAASLATRTYELTEFLVDVLGVTDVGAYFPHTVTYHPSCHGLRLLGLGDRPRRLLEAVDGLELRELPGAEECCGFGGTFALKNSDVSTAMGQDKVRNAVSTGADVLCGADNSCLMHIGGVLRREAAPLRALHLADILASTREEPLA, via the coding sequence ATGCGTGTCGCCCTCTTCGTCACCTGCGTCAACGACGCGGTGTATCCGTCCACCGGGATCGCGACCGTGCGGCTCCTCGAACGCCTCGGGGTGGAGGTCGACTTCCCCCAGGCACAGACCTGCTGCGGCCAGCCCCAGTTCAACACCGGCTACCGGCGCGAGACCGAGCCGCTGGTACGCCGGACCACGGCCGCCTTCGAGGGGTACGAGTACGTGGTCACCCCGTCCGGTTCCTGCGCCGCCATGGTCCGCCGGCACTATCCGGAGATCGGCGACGCCTCCGCCGCGTCGCTCGCCACCCGCACCTACGAGCTGACCGAGTTCCTCGTGGACGTGCTCGGGGTGACCGACGTCGGGGCCTACTTCCCGCACACCGTGACCTACCACCCGTCCTGCCACGGGCTGCGGCTCCTCGGCCTCGGCGACCGGCCCCGGCGGCTGCTGGAAGCCGTCGACGGGCTGGAGCTGCGCGAACTGCCCGGCGCCGAGGAGTGCTGCGGCTTCGGCGGCACCTTCGCTCTGAAGAACTCCGATGTTTCGACCGCGATGGGGCAGGACAAGGTCCGTAACGCCGTCTCCACCGGGGCCGACGTCCTGTGCGGCGCCGACAACTCCTGCCTCATGCACATCGGGGGCGTACTGCGCCGCGAGGCCGCACCGCTGCGCGCCCTGCATCTCGCCGACATCCTGGCGAGCACCCGAGAGGAGCCCCTCGCATGA
- the cobF gene encoding precorrin-6A synthase (deacetylating): MRHLYVIGIGAGDPDQLTLQAVKALNRVDVFFLLDKGAEKSDLIRLRHDILAEHVAEGREYRLVEARDPDRDRTAGGAAYSPAVGDWRSRRADIYERMIGEELGEDQVGAFLVWGDPALYDSTLGILDEILERGTVPFDHEVIPGISSVSALLAKHRTGLNRVARPVQITTGRRLAEAWPEGVDDVVVMLDGHQSFRHYLAENPVIHWGAYVGTPDEILVSGRLAEVADRIVELRAAARARKGWIMDTYLLRRD; the protein is encoded by the coding sequence GTGAGACACCTCTATGTGATCGGTATCGGCGCGGGCGACCCGGATCAGCTGACCCTCCAGGCCGTGAAGGCCCTGAACCGGGTGGACGTGTTCTTCCTCCTCGACAAGGGCGCGGAGAAGTCCGACCTGATCCGGCTGCGGCACGACATCCTCGCGGAGCACGTCGCGGAGGGCCGGGAGTACCGGCTGGTCGAGGCGCGCGACCCGGACCGTGACCGGACCGCCGGGGGGGCCGCCTACTCCCCGGCCGTCGGCGACTGGCGCAGCCGGCGCGCGGACATCTACGAGCGGATGATCGGTGAGGAGCTGGGCGAGGACCAGGTGGGGGCGTTCCTGGTGTGGGGCGATCCGGCGCTGTACGACTCCACGCTCGGCATCCTGGACGAGATCCTGGAGCGCGGGACGGTGCCCTTCGACCACGAGGTGATCCCCGGCATCAGCAGTGTCTCGGCGCTGCTCGCGAAACACCGCACCGGTCTGAACCGGGTGGCGCGCCCGGTGCAGATCACCACGGGCCGGCGGCTGGCGGAGGCATGGCCGGAGGGGGTGGACGACGTGGTGGTGATGCTGGACGGGCACCAGTCGTTCCGCCACTACCTGGCGGAGAACCCGGTGATCCACTGGGGCGCGTACGTCGGTACGCCGGACGAGATCCTGGTCTCCGGGCGGCTGGCGGAGGTCGCGGACCGCATCGTGGAGCTGCGGGCGGCGGCCCGCGCCCGCAAGGGCTGGATCATGGACACGTATCTGCTGCGGCGGGACTGA
- a CDS encoding cobalt-precorrin-6A reductase yields MSRPRVLILGGTAEARRLADVLAAEAPHLHVTTSLAGRVANPATPAGEIRLGGFGGPEALAAWLVAHRVDVLVDATHPFAATISAHAARAAAVAGVELFALRRPGWPADPRDRRHPARSLADAAALLPVLGARRVFLTVGRQGLAAFAGSELDGTHFLVRTVDPPAPPLPRDVRVLLDRGPYTVEGETALLLGHRVDVVVTKDSGGAATAAKLTAARELGLPVVVVERPPSPEGVPEVPDVRGALARLGLSPAAADTCP; encoded by the coding sequence ATGTCCCGCCCGCGCGTGCTCATCCTCGGCGGCACCGCCGAAGCCCGTCGGCTCGCCGACGTGCTCGCCGCCGAAGCCCCCCATCTGCACGTCACCACCTCCCTCGCCGGGCGCGTCGCCAACCCCGCCACCCCCGCCGGAGAGATCCGCCTCGGCGGCTTCGGCGGGCCCGAGGCCCTCGCCGCGTGGCTCGTCGCGCACCGTGTCGACGTCCTGGTCGACGCCACGCACCCCTTCGCCGCCACCATCAGCGCCCACGCCGCCCGCGCGGCGGCCGTCGCCGGGGTCGAGCTGTTCGCGCTGCGCCGCCCCGGCTGGCCCGCCGACCCGCGCGACCGCCGGCACCCCGCCCGTTCCCTCGCGGACGCCGCCGCCCTGCTCCCCGTCCTCGGCGCGCGGCGCGTCTTCCTCACCGTCGGCCGTCAGGGGCTCGCCGCCTTCGCGGGGTCCGAACTGGACGGGACGCACTTCCTCGTCCGTACGGTCGACCCTCCCGCGCCGCCCCTGCCGCGTGACGTCCGCGTCCTGCTCGACCGCGGCCCGTACACCGTCGAAGGTGAGACCGCGCTCCTGCTCGGACACCGCGTCGACGTCGTCGTCACCAAGGACAGCGGCGGCGCGGCCACCGCCGCGAAACTCACCGCCGCCCGTGAACTCGGCCTGCCCGTCGTCGTGGTGGAGCGGCCCCCGTCGCCCGAGGGTGTGCCGGAGGTGCCCGACGTACGGGGCGCGCTTGCCCGGCTCGGGCTCAGTCCCGCCGCAGCAGATACGTGTCCATGA